The following coding sequences are from one Bacteroidota bacterium window:
- a CDS encoding NAD(P)-binding protein, which produces MNSIAGTKIHEALPPHLQERVRPLNDIAIPAGRPFVLYWMHHAVRAHENPAFDVAIHIANQLTVPILVYQGLAGRHPYNSDRHHTFILEGARDVARALAARGIAYAFYLGQDPEHPAPLQRLCNQAALVVTEDFPAPPFPRWYSAIARKIAAPFWTVDSHCILPMQSVQQFYPRAYQFREANEKAFAARVGKTWPQINPTAPMYTGNLGFAPTDLEIADIAALCASCQIDHAVGPVPHTQGGSTAGYHRWELFKSFGLSAYARSRNDPTISAPRGVSRLSPYLHHGHVSPFRIAREAAATKGTGSDKFLDELLIWRELAFNLCFHNANVENLSVLPHWAQKTLIQHNQDPRRTIYNWETLARAKTGDTLWDLAQQSLLIHGELHNNVRMTWGKAILQWTGNPATALRLMIDLNHRYALDGSDPNSYAGLLWCLGLFDRPFSPDIPIYGSIRPRPTANHANRLDLDKYKNMVQQPARNKPLNIAIIGAGMAGLTAGRILADHGLRVTLFDKARGPGGRMATRRHDAYAFDHGAQYFTARDPRFQRYVASWVEADIIAPWKGQIGVAEHGVCRAKTSTLHRYVGVPRMSTLTRHLATGLDIQLKTRVATASRTAQSWHLTDTEHQDLGHFDVVLVTTPPAQTAPLLADAPKLRDVTRQVAMKPCWALMASFAETLPLKFDGLFVHHPTVAWAARNNSKPGRPETESWVIHAAPQWSATQLELTKETAAPKVLAAFFEATGITPQSPIHLQAHRWRYALAEQPLADGCLWDADLQMGICGDWCNGSRVEGAFLSGMAAAGRILGLPDEASEASIGIQQSLF; this is translated from the coding sequence ATGAACAGTATAGCTGGCACTAAAATCCATGAAGCGTTGCCTCCTCATTTGCAGGAGCGCGTCAGGCCATTGAACGACATCGCTATCCCCGCCGGCCGGCCCTTTGTACTTTACTGGATGCACCATGCCGTCAGAGCCCACGAAAACCCGGCGTTTGACGTTGCAATCCACATAGCCAATCAGCTAACAGTACCTATACTCGTGTACCAGGGACTTGCAGGCAGGCACCCTTACAATTCCGACAGACACCATACCTTTATCCTCGAAGGCGCGCGTGACGTTGCCCGTGCACTCGCAGCAAGAGGCATAGCCTATGCCTTCTATCTCGGCCAAGACCCGGAGCACCCCGCTCCTTTGCAGCGCCTGTGCAACCAGGCTGCCCTTGTAGTAACGGAAGATTTCCCTGCCCCACCCTTCCCCCGATGGTACAGCGCGATCGCTCGAAAAATAGCGGCCCCGTTTTGGACAGTTGACAGCCACTGCATACTTCCCATGCAATCCGTGCAACAGTTCTACCCGCGTGCCTATCAGTTTAGAGAGGCGAACGAAAAGGCCTTTGCAGCGCGGGTTGGCAAAACGTGGCCGCAAATTAATCCCACGGCGCCGATGTATACTGGTAACCTGGGCTTTGCGCCAACCGATCTGGAAATAGCCGACATTGCTGCGCTTTGCGCGTCCTGCCAGATCGATCATGCCGTTGGGCCAGTGCCCCATACACAGGGAGGATCAACAGCCGGCTATCATCGATGGGAATTGTTTAAGTCCTTTGGCCTCAGCGCTTATGCGCGTTCACGGAACGACCCAACCATTAGCGCTCCACGCGGTGTGAGCCGGCTTTCACCTTACCTCCACCACGGACACGTGTCACCCTTTCGTATTGCGCGGGAAGCCGCAGCGACAAAAGGCACCGGTAGCGATAAATTTCTCGACGAACTGTTGATCTGGCGGGAGTTGGCGTTCAATTTATGCTTTCATAATGCAAACGTCGAAAACCTCTCCGTTTTGCCCCATTGGGCGCAAAAAACACTCATCCAGCACAATCAGGATCCGCGGCGCACTATATACAACTGGGAAACCCTCGCCCGTGCGAAAACAGGCGACACATTGTGGGACCTGGCACAGCAGTCGTTGTTGATCCACGGCGAATTACACAACAACGTGCGCATGACCTGGGGCAAAGCCATCCTCCAATGGACTGGCAACCCCGCTACTGCCCTCCGCCTGATGATCGACCTGAATCACCGGTACGCGCTGGATGGCTCAGATCCGAATTCTTACGCCGGCTTGCTATGGTGTCTCGGCCTGTTTGACCGTCCCTTCTCCCCAGACATACCCATTTACGGCAGCATCAGGCCGCGCCCAACTGCAAACCACGCCAACCGCCTCGATCTCGACAAATACAAAAATATGGTGCAACAACCAGCCCGAAACAAACCCTTGAATATAGCAATCATTGGCGCCGGCATGGCAGGCCTAACTGCTGGCCGGATACTGGCAGACCATGGCCTGCGCGTCACTCTTTTTGATAAAGCAAGAGGACCCGGCGGACGTATGGCTACCCGCCGGCACGACGCTTACGCGTTCGACCATGGGGCACAGTATTTCACGGCGCGGGATCCGCGTTTTCAGCGCTACGTAGCTTCTTGGGTAGAGGCCGACATCATTGCCCCCTGGAAAGGACAAATCGGGGTAGCAGAGCATGGCGTATGCCGTGCCAAAACGAGTACGTTGCACAGATATGTCGGGGTGCCCCGGATGAGCACGCTTACCCGCCACCTGGCAACAGGACTTGACATCCAGCTCAAAACGCGCGTCGCAACAGCAAGCCGTACCGCCCAAAGTTGGCATTTGACAGATACAGAACACCAGGACCTCGGTCATTTTGATGTGGTTCTCGTAACCACCCCGCCGGCACAAACCGCCCCGTTACTTGCAGACGCTCCCAAACTCCGGGACGTCACCAGGCAGGTTGCTATGAAACCCTGTTGGGCGTTAATGGCAAGTTTTGCTGAAACTTTACCCCTCAAATTCGATGGTCTGTTTGTACACCATCCAACCGTTGCATGGGCAGCCCGAAACAACAGCAAGCCGGGGCGGCCAGAAACGGAAAGCTGGGTGATTCATGCCGCACCCCAATGGTCCGCGACCCAACTTGAGCTGACCAAAGAAACTGCGGCTCCCAAAGTGCTGGCAGCATTCTTTGAAGCAACAGGCATAACACCTCAATCCCCAATACATCTACAGGCGCACCGCTGGCGGTATGCCCTTGCAGAGCAACCATTGGCTGATGGCTGCCTGTGGGATGCAGATCTGCAAATGGGTATTTGTGGCGACTGGTGCAACGGTTCGCGTGTTGAAGGGGCCTTTCTGAGTGGCATGGCAGCAGCCGGCCGCATCCTCGGCCTTCCCGATGAAGCATCCGAGGCATCAATCGGCATTCAGCAGTCCCTTTTCTAG
- a CDS encoding DUF2256 and DUF3253 domain-containing protein, whose product MQHVTPKYCTVCGRKMTWRKKWAKNWDTIKYCSKACRRQKLQPIDHALEATILRLLGQRANNGSICPSEAVRVLEASGLIDNWRAYMEPARQAARRLVVKKQLEIIQKGRVVDPSTARGPIRLRRSARASS is encoded by the coding sequence ATGCAGCACGTCACACCGAAATATTGCACAGTCTGTGGACGCAAAATGACGTGGCGCAAAAAGTGGGCAAAAAACTGGGACACCATTAAATATTGCTCAAAAGCTTGTCGTAGACAAAAACTGCAACCGATAGATCATGCCCTAGAGGCAACCATTTTACGATTGCTGGGGCAGCGCGCGAACAACGGTAGTATTTGTCCGAGTGAAGCAGTCCGCGTACTGGAGGCTTCAGGCCTCATTGATAACTGGCGCGCCTACATGGAGCCGGCGCGGCAGGCGGCGCGGCGACTCGTCGTTAAGAAACAGCTTGAAATCATCCAAAAAGGACGCGTGGTAGACCCCTCAACTGCTAGAGGACCCATCAGACTCCGCCGGTCCGCCCGCGCATCAAGCTAA
- a CDS encoding cryptochrome/photolyase family protein — MQKTRNLILILGDQLDPQGPSLEGADPTQDVVVMAEVASEIERYPNHKQRVVLFLAAMRHFKEDLIARGFRVIYQHLDANAPAPDLPAFLGAQIVRWQPEGVVLTTPGRHDLTVALTNEAEQAGIPLDMRPDTHFFCSKESFSVWAQGRKSLVMEYFYRDMRKQYGYLMQGSKPVGGTWNYDKENRGTFSKNGPQNLPPSTVYSPDAITQAVCQSVEQHFPNLYGSTEAFGWPVTPTDAHAALDDFIENRLPHFGTYQDAMWTDEPFLYHARLAAALNLKLINPRTVCDRAVAAYAAGAAPLNAVEGFIRQVLGWREFIRGVYWHHMPAYINHNALQANNPLPDLFWTGNTRMRCMQQVVQQLLQYGYAHHIQRLMVSGLFALLYRAEPAAVQTWFMAMYVDAVEWVTLPNTIGMSQYADGGVVGTKPYIATGKYIKRMSNYCKGCAYNPDLATGPEACPFTTLYWDFLMEHEATLGSNRRMGFQLKNLQRKSHAQREAIAERATVVHELAQTGAL, encoded by the coding sequence ATGCAAAAAACCCGCAACCTCATACTGATCCTCGGCGACCAGTTGGATCCCCAGGGGCCTTCTCTCGAAGGGGCTGATCCTACGCAAGACGTAGTTGTTATGGCAGAAGTAGCGTCAGAAATCGAGCGCTACCCAAATCATAAACAACGCGTTGTGCTCTTTTTGGCTGCCATGCGTCATTTCAAAGAAGACCTGATTGCTCGCGGCTTTCGGGTCATCTATCAGCACCTTGATGCCAACGCACCGGCACCGGACCTCCCGGCTTTCCTTGGCGCACAAATTGTAAGATGGCAACCAGAGGGTGTCGTCTTAACAACACCAGGGCGCCACGACCTCACCGTTGCCCTGACAAATGAAGCCGAGCAGGCCGGCATACCGCTCGATATGCGGCCAGACACCCACTTCTTTTGCTCAAAAGAATCCTTCAGCGTATGGGCACAAGGCAGAAAATCACTTGTGATGGAATATTTCTACCGTGATATGCGCAAGCAGTACGGGTACCTCATGCAAGGCAGCAAACCTGTGGGAGGCACCTGGAATTACGACAAGGAAAACCGTGGCACATTTAGCAAAAATGGACCTCAAAACCTGCCCCCTTCGACGGTCTACTCCCCTGACGCCATAACGCAGGCCGTATGCCAATCGGTTGAGCAGCACTTCCCTAACCTATATGGATCAACGGAAGCCTTTGGATGGCCCGTAACGCCAACTGATGCCCACGCTGCACTGGACGATTTTATAGAAAACCGTTTGCCCCACTTTGGTACGTATCAGGATGCCATGTGGACCGACGAGCCGTTTTTGTACCATGCACGCCTTGCGGCAGCGCTTAACCTGAAGCTGATAAATCCACGTACGGTGTGCGATCGTGCTGTTGCCGCTTATGCTGCCGGTGCCGCACCACTCAATGCCGTGGAAGGATTTATACGGCAAGTCCTGGGTTGGCGCGAGTTTATCCGCGGCGTGTACTGGCATCATATGCCGGCGTACATCAATCACAACGCATTACAGGCCAATAATCCACTTCCTGATCTGTTCTGGACGGGCAACACCCGGATGCGATGCATGCAGCAAGTTGTGCAACAACTCCTGCAATATGGGTATGCGCATCATATTCAGCGGCTGATGGTGAGCGGTTTGTTTGCGCTCCTGTACCGGGCTGAACCGGCTGCCGTTCAAACATGGTTTATGGCGATGTACGTTGATGCCGTCGAATGGGTCACCTTGCCCAACACCATCGGCATGTCGCAATATGCAGATGGTGGTGTTGTTGGTACCAAACCCTATATCGCGACGGGGAAGTACATCAAAAGGATGAGCAATTATTGCAAAGGTTGCGCTTACAATCCTGATTTAGCAACGGGTCCTGAGGCTTGCCCTTTCACAACATTATACTGGGATTTCCTGATGGAGCATGAAGCGACACTTGGGAGCAATCGCCGGATGGGATTCCAACTTAAAAACCTCCAACGCAAATCACATGCACAGCGCGAAGCTATTGCTGAGCGCGCCACAGTTGTACATGAGCTCGCCCAAACGGGAGCGCTCTGA
- a CDS encoding SDR family oxidoreductase, with protein MTTNEAPVYIILGASGGIGSAVSRKLASTGAHLLLGARQPAPLQALASEIGGVAHTLDATQFDAVQGIVKQAIDQYGRLDGIANCVGSILLKPAHLTSVEEFAETINQNLNTAFYTVKAGARAMMKHGGSIVLCSSAVARKGLVNHEAIAAAKAGIVGLAQSAAATYAPRNIRINCVAPGLVETPLSARITSSEAGRTQSEKMHALGRLGQPDDIAEGIIWLLDHTRSSWVTGQVIGIDGGLGTLFPRP; from the coding sequence ATGACAACAAACGAAGCTCCGGTATACATTATTTTGGGTGCCAGTGGTGGTATTGGCTCGGCGGTGAGCCGCAAACTGGCATCAACAGGTGCACATCTGTTGCTTGGTGCCCGTCAGCCAGCTCCCCTCCAAGCCCTTGCCTCAGAAATAGGCGGGGTAGCCCACACCCTGGATGCTACACAATTTGACGCAGTACAGGGTATTGTCAAGCAAGCCATCGATCAATATGGCCGGCTCGATGGCATTGCCAATTGCGTTGGCTCAATTTTGCTCAAACCGGCCCACCTCACTTCGGTCGAAGAATTTGCAGAAACGATCAACCAGAATCTGAACACCGCATTTTACACCGTAAAAGCCGGCGCACGCGCCATGATGAAGCATGGCGGCTCCATTGTGCTTTGCTCGTCAGCTGTCGCGCGGAAAGGACTTGTAAACCACGAAGCCATTGCTGCGGCAAAGGCTGGCATCGTTGGGCTTGCACAATCAGCTGCAGCCACCTACGCGCCGCGTAATATCCGCATAAACTGTGTGGCGCCGGGCCTTGTGGAAACGCCGCTTTCTGCACGTATCACCAGTTCGGAAGCTGGCAGAACACAATCAGAAAAAATGCATGCGCTTGGCCGGCTCGGCCAACCTGACGACATTGCAGAAGGTATCATCTGGCTACTCGACCATACGCGTTCGAGTTGGGTTACGGGTCAGGTGATTGGTATTGATGGTGGCTTAGGGACGCTTTTCCCGCGCCCTTAA